In the genome of Rhodamnia argentea isolate NSW1041297 chromosome 3, ASM2092103v1, whole genome shotgun sequence, one region contains:
- the LOC125314146 gene encoding protein EXPORTIN 1A-like has translation MVHFHLEKFNYKLIFAVVGGSLAGCRRLKGWTAGKLAIRTGGGSFVSKSSFVKLLRSVKRGTLKLIETFLDKAEDQPQIGKQFVPPMMAHILRDYVRNVPYVRESKVLSLFATIINKYKSVMIEDVPRIFEAIFQCTLEMITKIFEDYPKHRLKFFSLLRDIAAHCFSALIRLLSQQLNLVMDSIIWGFWHTEKNIAKTGLNLLLEMLKNFQASEFCNQFYRTYFLTIEQEIFAVLMDTFHKPGFKLHVLVLQHLFCLVESGALMEPLWYASTVHYPYPNNAVFVREYTIKLLGTSFPNMTVAEIGILQEQTFTACLNVEKTYQLELDKAIRHHQPNSKHSPNYALMSFDKV, from the exons ATGGTGCACTTCCACTTGGAAAAGTTCAACTACAAGCTGATCTTCGcagtggtaggtggctcactggctggttgtcggCGGTTGAAAGGTTGGACGGCCGGGAAGTTGGCGATCAGAACTG GGGGAGGGTCCTTTGTTTCCAAATCATCATTTGTCAAACTTCTACG ATCGGTCAAGAGGGGAACTCTAAAGCTGATCGAGACATTTCTAGACAAGGCTGAGGATCAACCACAAATAGGAAAGCAGTTTGTCCCTCCAATGATGGCTCATATTCTCCGGGACTATGTGAGGAATGTGCCTTATGTTAGAGAATCTAAAGTTTTATCACTTTTTGCGACTATCATAAATAA GTACAAGAGTGTCATGATAGAGGATGTGCCTCGCATTTTTGAGGCCATTTTCCAATGCACTTTAGAG atgattaccaaaattttTGAAGATTACCCTAAGCATCGGCtgaagtttttttctttactcCGCGACATTGCTGCACACTGTTTCTCTGCATTAATTAGACTGTTAAGTCAG CAACTTAACCTAGTAATGGATTCTATCATCTGGGGTTTTTGGCACACGGAGAAAAATATTGCTAAAACTGGGCTAAACTTGTTGTTGGAGATGCTGAAGAACTTTCAG GCTTCTGAGTTCTGTAATCAGTTCTATAGGACGTACTTTCTGACGATAGAGCAAGAGATTTTTGCTGTTTTAATGGACACTTTTCATAAACCAGGGTTCAAGTTGCACGTATTAGTCCTGCAACACTTGTTTTGTCTG GTGGAGAGTGGTGCATTGATGGAACCTCTATGGTATGCCTCAACAGTTCATTACCCCTATCCAAATAATGCAGTCTTTGTTCGTGAATACACCATAAAGTTGTTGGGCACTTCATTTCCTAACATGACTGTAGCAGAG ATTGGCATTTTACAAGAGCAAACATTCACTGCTTGCTTAAATGTCGAGAAGACGTACCAGCTCGAGCTCGACAAAGCTATTCGCCATCACCAACCAAACTCCAAGCATTCGCCGAACTATGCCTTGATGTCTTTTGATAAAGTCTAA